One window of the Acinetobacter equi genome contains the following:
- a CDS encoding DUF1269 domain-containing protein, with the protein MSHNLILVTWNESAKAFESFTQLKDSPINKIHEVSILQRQKDGKFKIEDQINPDQDNGIWSGSLIGALVGILGGPFGVILGFTAGALIGESFDIDHEKEDLAVLGRISQALPVGATGLLIDIYEETEDFLDAFFQKTGATIYRWDYDEVQSEIEASLEAWQESQRIANITLKEKKKSEHRLHRKEKWDAFKAHFHK; encoded by the coding sequence GTGTCTCATAATCTTATTTTAGTTACTTGGAATGAATCTGCAAAAGCCTTTGAAAGTTTTACACAATTAAAAGATTCTCCAATTAATAAAATACATGAAGTCAGCATACTTCAGCGTCAAAAAGATGGAAAATTTAAAATAGAAGACCAAATTAATCCAGACCAAGATAATGGTATTTGGAGCGGTAGCTTAATTGGTGCTTTAGTTGGCATTTTAGGTGGACCATTTGGCGTAATTTTAGGCTTTACAGCGGGTGCTTTAATTGGTGAGTCTTTTGATATTGATCATGAAAAAGAGGATTTAGCTGTTTTAGGTCGAATCAGCCAAGCATTGCCGGTGGGCGCAACAGGTTTGTTGATTGATATTTATGAAGAAACAGAAGATTTTTTAGATGCCTTTTTTCAAAAAACAGGCGCTACTATTTATCGCTGGGATTACGATGAGGTTCAATCTGAAATTGAAGCTAGTCTTGAAGCATGGCAAGAAAGTCAACGCATTGCAAATATTACGTTAAAAGAGAAGAAAAAATCAGAGCACAGATTGCATCGAAAAGAAAAATGGGATGCTTTTAAGGCACATTTTCATAAATAA
- a CDS encoding serine O-acetyltransferase yields the protein MVFKYILSDLYRYCGDTRFKSFIKSYLFNRGFNFSFWLRLASTNTVWSKLVYPIFYYKKKKYGIDIHSKTRIGYGLYIGHGGPLIVNPTTIIGNNVNLSQFTTIGANGGQQAAEIGDNVYIGPNVCVVNHVHIGHNATIGAGSVVTKDIPANATAVGNYAKVIHYNNAGQSVNRRWPI from the coding sequence ATGGTTTTTAAATATATCTTAAGTGATTTATATCGATATTGTGGTGATACAAGATTTAAGTCTTTTATAAAGAGCTATCTATTTAATCGAGGTTTTAATTTTAGCTTTTGGTTAAGACTCGCAAGTACAAATACAGTTTGGTCTAAACTTGTATATCCAATTTTTTATTATAAGAAAAAAAAGTATGGAATAGATATTCATAGTAAGACTAGAATTGGATATGGGCTTTATATTGGTCATGGGGGCCCTTTAATTGTCAATCCAACGACAATTATTGGCAATAACGTTAATCTTTCACAATTTACAACGATTGGTGCAAATGGTGGTCAGCAAGCTGCTGAGATAGGAGATAACGTCTATATTGGACCCAATGTGTGTGTAGTGAATCATGTTCATATTGGTCATAATGCAACGATTGGTGCTGGTAGTGTGGTGACTAAAGATATACCTGCGAATGCAACAGCAGTTGGAAACTATGCGAAAGTAATTCACTATAATAATGCTGGCCAGTCTGTAAATAGGCGCTGGCCAATTTAA
- a CDS encoding GFA family protein, translating to MNGQCLCGKIKFEVEILNHEVHACHCSMCRRQTSGILMSIDIKPESLKIHDDSFLSIFDSSEWGERGFCKACGTSLFWRLKNNEYANVNVFALDTPRHDFQLVTEIYIDHKPAFYAFSNFTQQLTEADIVALMKTE from the coding sequence ATGAACGGTCAGTGTCTATGCGGTAAAATAAAATTCGAAGTTGAAATTTTAAATCATGAAGTTCATGCTTGCCATTGTTCAATGTGTCGTAGACAAACTAGCGGAATATTGATGTCTATCGATATTAAGCCAGAATCACTTAAAATTCATGACGATTCTTTTTTAAGTATTTTTGATTCTTCAGAATGGGGGGAGCGTGGATTTTGTAAGGCATGTGGTACATCATTATTCTGGCGCTTGAAAAATAATGAATATGCGAATGTAAATGTATTTGCCTTAGATACACCAAGACATGATTTTCAATTAGTGACTGAGATTTATATTGATCATAAACCAGCTTTTTATGCGTTTAGTAATTTCACACAGCAATTAACAGAAGCTGATATTGTTGCTCTGATGAAAACTGAATGA
- a CDS encoding PaaI family thioesterase — MSKDEYTGIEYLNAIKNNELPHAPMASTIPMRLIEVYEGSVVYEVSPNDHHLNLQGGIHGGFCATILDSITGGAAHTIMDKGVQFATTDLNIKMIRPMQSGKKYRGIGQLINAGRTLVVTEGKIVDENHKIYAYGTATLMIIRH, encoded by the coding sequence ATGTCTAAGGATGAATACACAGGTATTGAATACCTTAATGCAATTAAAAATAATGAACTTCCACATGCACCTATGGCATCAACTATACCAATGCGATTAATTGAAGTTTATGAAGGTTCTGTTGTATATGAGGTCAGCCCTAATGATCATCATTTAAACTTGCAAGGCGGTATCCATGGTGGATTTTGTGCCACAATTTTAGACAGTATCACGGGTGGTGCTGCGCATACTATTATGGATAAAGGTGTTCAATTTGCGACAACTGACTTAAATATAAAAATGATACGCCCCATGCAATCTGGAAAAAAGTATCGTGGAATCGGGCAACTCATAAATGCTGGTCGTACCTTAGTAGTAACTGAAGGTAAAATTGTTGATGAAAATCATAAAATTTATGCATATGGCACAGCAACACTCATGATTATTCGTCATTAA
- a CDS encoding MFS transporter: MTINTKKSLLVTKDKSEKKVWVLAFILSFLALLVNGADIALLSYSLTSLKQEFNITDTQAGSLGSWTLAGMAIGGFLGGWACDQFGRVRIIVLSIVWFSLLTSWLGFTHSFEQFKWLRFLSAIGLGALYLACNILMAEYVPTRHRTTVLATLMSGWTLGTVVATCFAGWILPEHGWRVLYSITIIPIVIAIIMHFFVPEPKAWLETKKIYEDKKQLTIPTPSLKNSFKNIFENPISRRMFILWFFASIFLQFGYYGMSTWLPTYIEIELGIPFQNMSIYMIGTFLIMICSKIISGIIADCIGRRIVFVFGTVGTAIFIPIIVFYNTPENIQWLLLVFGFLYGIPYGINATYMTESFATNIRGTAIGGSYNIGRLFAATAPLIVGYTAQDGSIGKGFLMMAIAYLLCGVIAALYIKDRIFDPQLPEKTTKK, translated from the coding sequence ATGACGATAAATACAAAAAAGAGTTTATTAGTCACTAAAGATAAATCTGAAAAAAAAGTATGGGTATTAGCATTTATTTTATCTTTTTTAGCATTATTGGTTAATGGCGCAGATATTGCGTTACTTTCCTATAGTTTAACGAGCTTAAAACAAGAATTTAATATTACGGATACACAAGCAGGTTCACTGGGAAGTTGGACCCTAGCGGGAATGGCGATAGGTGGTTTTTTAGGTGGCTGGGCATGTGATCAATTTGGTCGAGTAAGAATAATTGTTTTATCAATAGTTTGGTTTTCTTTACTAACTTCGTGGCTTGGGTTTACTCATAGCTTTGAGCAATTTAAATGGCTCAGATTTCTTTCCGCTATTGGATTAGGTGCATTATATCTTGCATGTAATATTTTAATGGCAGAATATGTTCCAACGCGTCATAGAACGACTGTATTGGCAACATTAATGTCTGGTTGGACATTAGGGACTGTTGTTGCAACGTGTTTTGCAGGGTGGATTTTACCTGAGCATGGTTGGCGGGTCTTATATTCAATTACCATTATTCCTATAGTTATTGCTATTATTATGCACTTTTTTGTGCCTGAACCTAAAGCATGGCTTGAAACCAAAAAAATTTATGAGGATAAAAAACAATTAACAATACCTACACCATCTTTAAAAAACTCTTTTAAAAATATTTTTGAAAATCCGATTAGTCGTCGTATGTTTATTTTGTGGTTTTTTGCTTCAATCTTTTTACAATTCGGCTACTACGGTATGAGTACTTGGTTGCCTACATATATTGAAATTGAATTGGGAATCCCTTTTCAAAATATGTCAATTTATATGATAGGTACTTTTTTGATTATGATTTGTTCTAAAATTATTTCAGGAATAATTGCAGATTGTATCGGGCGTCGTATTGTTTTTGTATTTGGTACAGTGGGCACAGCTATTTTTATTCCTATTATTGTTTTTTATAACACTCCAGAAAATATTCAATGGCTTTTATTGGTTTTCGGTTTCTTATACGGAATTCCATATGGCATTAATGCAACCTATATGACAGAAAGTTTTGCAACGAATATTCGAGGAACAGCGATCGGTGGATCTTATAATATTGGCCGATTATTTGCTGCAACGGCTCCTTTAATTGTGGGTTACACAGCACAAGATGGATCTATAGGGAAAGGCTTTTTAATGATGGCAATTGCATATTTACTTTGTGGTGTGATTGCTGCGTTATATATTAAAGATAGGATTTTTGATCCTCAACTTCCTGAAAAAACTACTAAAAAATAA